In Ictalurus punctatus breed USDA103 chromosome 3, Coco_2.0, whole genome shotgun sequence, the following are encoded in one genomic region:
- the maco1b gene encoding macoilin-2 encodes MKRRNADCSKLRRPLKRNRITEGIYGSTFLYLKFLVVWALVLLADFVLEFRFEYLWPFWLFIRSVYDSFRYQGLAFSVFFVCVAFTSDIICLLFIPVQWLFFAASTYVWVQYVWHTERGVCLPTVSLWILFVYIEAAIRFKDLKDFHVDLCRPFAAHCIGYPVVTLGFGFKSYVSYKMRLRKQKEVQKENEFYMQLLQQALPPEQQMLQKQEREAEEAAAKSAHDADSPPATQNGSAGGKKPASNTLPELEYREKERGKGESKKQHNQNQNHHSSILPVADYNKAQELEYMENNVNSKRLSSSELLGSTENLLLKEDNSSSSCSSSSSNSTSSKNHKNASAGGGVGGNSSPRGHGTANGSVPSSTGPPSSSGKGEKKQKCGGKGGHRDPTDNCIPNNQLGKPEALVRLEQDVKKLKAELQASRQTEQELRSQLGSLGTSERSVRSELSQLRQDNELLQNKLHNAVQAKQKDKQTLGQMEKRLKVEQEARAAAERQLAEEKKRKKLEEATAARAVALAAASRGECTESLRRRISELETECKKLTLDIKVKEDLIHELELKVQELHKYKENEKDTEVLMSALSAMQDKTQHLENSLSAETRIKLDLFSALGDAKRQLEIAQGQILQKDQEIKDLKQKIAEVMAVMPSITYSTDTSNMNPVTPHYSSKFMDTSPSGLDPNASVYQPLKK; translated from the exons CACCTTCCTATACCTGAAGTTTCTGGTGGTTTGGGCGCTGGTGCTGTTAGCCGACTTTGTGCTGGAGTTCCGGTTCGAGTACCTCTGGCCCTTCTGGCTCTTCATCCGGAGCGTGTACGACTCCTTCAGATATCAGGGCCTG GCTTTCTCAgtgttctttgtgtgtgtggcgtTTACATCCGACATCATATGCCTGCTCTTCATCCCCGTGCAGTGGCTGTTCTTCGCTGCCAGCACGTACGTGTGGGTGCAGTATGTCTGGCACACAG AAAGAGGGGTCTGCCTCCCCACCGTGTCCCTGTGGATCCTCTTCGTTTATATCGAGGCAGCCATAAGATTCAAAGATCTGAAGGACTTTCATGTGGATCTGTGTCGTCCCTTCGCAGCACACTG TATCGGATACCCGGTGGTGACGCTGGGCTTCGGCTTTAAGAGCTACGTGAGCTACAAGATGCGTCTGCGCAAGCAGAAGGAGGTGCAGAAGGAGAACGAGTTCTACATGCAGCTCCTCCAGCAGGCCCTACCGCCAGAACAGCAAATGCTGcagaaacaagagagagaggCCGAGGAGG CGGCAGCTAAAAGTGCGCACGACGCCGACTCGCCCCCCGCAACTCAGAACGGCTCCGCCGGCGGCAAGAAGCCCGCATCGAATACTTTACCAGAGCTGGAGTACCGCGAGAAAGAGCGAGGCAAGGGCGAGTCTAAGAAACAACATAATCAGAACCAGAACCATCACAGCAGCATCCTGCCCGTAGCGGACTATAATAAAGCACAGGAGCTGGAGTACATGGAGAACAATGTGAACAGCAAGAGACTGAGCAGCTCCGAGCTGCTGGGCAGCACCGAGAACCTGCTTCTGAAGGAGGACAACTCTTCGTCGTCGTGCTCGTCCTCTTCCTCTAATTCCACCTCCTCGAAAAATCACAAAAACGCCAGCGCAGGCGGCGGGGTCGGGGGTAACTCGTCACCGCGTGGCCACGGGACGGCCAACGGCAGCGTGCCGTCCTCGACAGGACCTCCTTCCTCGTCGGGGAAGGGCGAGAAGAAGCAGAAGTGCGGAGGGAAAGGGGGGCACCGAGACCCGACAGATAACTGCATCCCTAATAACCAGCTCGGCAAGCCTGAGGCGCTGGTCAG GCTGGAGCAGGACGTGAAGAAGCTGAAGGCCGAGCTGCAAGCGAGCAGACAGACTGAGCAGGAGCTGCGCAGCCAGCTGGGATCTCTGGGCACGTCAGAACGCAGCGTCCGCTCCGAACTCAGCCAGCTCCGTCAGGACAACGAGCTGCTACAGAACAA GCTCCATAACGCCGTGCAGGCAAAACAAAAGGATAAACAGACGCTGGGGCAGATGGAGAAGCGTCTGAAGGTGGAGCAGGAGGCACGAGCGGCTGCAGAGAGGCAGCTGGCGGAGGAGAAGAAACGTAAGAAGCTGGAGGAAGCCACGGCGGCCAGAGCCGTAGCCCTCGCAGCCGCATCCAG aggtgagTGCACAGAGTCTCTAAGAAGGAGGATCTCCGAGCTGGAGACGGAGTGTAAGAAACTCACGCTGGACATTAAAGTCAAAGAGGACTTGATCCACGAGCTTGAGCTCAAAGTCCAG gAGCTGCATAAATATAAAGAGAATGAGAAGGACACCGAGGTGTTGATGTCTGCACTGTCAGCCATGCAGGATAAGACCCAGCACTTGGAGAACAGCTTGAGTGCAGAGACTAGAATCAAACTGGACCTCTTCTCTGCCCTTGGAGACGCCAAGCGACAGCTGGAGATCGCACAAG GTCAGATCCTGCAGAAAGATCAGGAGATAAAAGATCTGAAACAGAAGATTGCCGAGGTGATGGCAGTCATGCCCAGCATCACTTACTCAACAGATACCAGCAACATGAACCCAGTCACCCCCCACTACTCCTCCAAGTTCATGGACACCAGTCCGTCTGGCCTGGACCCCAACGCATCCGTCTACCAGCCCCTGAAAAAATGA